GTTTGGTTGTCGCGTTGTCGATGATGACCGCCCCGATGGCCCATGCCATGACCGACGCCGAAGTCGCGACCGGTTTCGCTGGCATGGACCAGAGGTCCCTGACTTTTCAGATCGTGGTCGATGGCCTGATCGTCATTTTCATTCTGTTCGCGATGTTCGTCTGGGTGATGTCCGCGCTGCGCCGCGCCCGCCGGATCAATGCGCGCCGCGAATTTTTCGTCTCCTCCGCGCTCAACAACCTGTCGCAAGGCATCGTCATCACCAATGCGCGGCAGGTGGTCACGTATTGCAACGACCGGTATTTGCAAATCTACGGCCTGTCGCGTTCCGACATCCGCAAGAACATGACGCGGCTCGAGTTGATGGAGCTTCGCAAGGCGCGTGGAATGCTGGCGGAAGACATCGAGACCTATTGGCAGGACTCCATGGCGCCCGAGGGCTATGTCAATGTGCTGCCGGACGGGCGGCGTATCCGCATGAAGAAGGAGACGCTCTCCAACGGCGGTATCGTTGCCACGCACGAGGATTGCACCGAGGAGGGCAGGCTTTCGGAAGAACTGGCCTCGACCAAGCGCTTCCTGGAGATGGTGCTCGACAACATCCCCTCCGCCGTCATGGTCAAGCGCATCAAGGACGGCAAGTTCGTGCTCGCCAACCGCGCGGCCGAGACTATTCTGAATCGCAAGCGTGGCGCCATCATCGGCCAGACGGTGATGGAGGTTCATCCCGAGGCTGCGGCGAAGTTCGTGCTTCAGCGCGACGATGCCGCGATCCAGCAGGGCGGCCTTGTCACCGAAGAACACCCGATTCCGACTGACAACGGGCTGCGTCTGTTCGCCACCCGCCGCGTCACCGTCACCGATGAGGCGGGCGCGCCGCAATATCTCATCAAGACCAGCGACGACATCACTGACCGGCGCGAGACGGAATCGCGCATGGCGCACATGGCCTATCACGACGGCCTCACCGGCATGCCGAACCGCGCCGCGTTCTTGCAGGCGCTGGCGCAACTGATCGACGCCTGCGACGGCACCAATGAGGAATTCGCGGTGCTGTCGGTCGATCTCGATCGCTTCAAGGAAGTCAACGACGTGTTCGGTCACGAGATCGGCGACAAACTCTTGATCGAAGTGACCAAGCGGCTCGAGAAAGCGGCCGGCGCAGGCGTGGTCGCGCGGCTCGGCGGCGACGAATACGGCATGATCATCGACGGCGAGCAGCCGACGGCGGCGTGGAAACTCGCCGAAACTGTCGCCAGGATGATCTCTCAGGAATTCGAGATCGACGGCAAGACCCTGCGCATCGGCGTCACCGCGGGCATCTCGATCTTCCCGCGTAACGGCCGCGATGGCGCGGCGCTGCTGGCGAATGCCGGTGCGGCGCTGAGCCGCGCCAAGGCCAAGTCGCGCGGTTCGATCGTGTTCTACGAAGCCGAAATGGATCAGCAGATTCGCGACCGGCGCGCCTTGCATCAGGACCTGCACAACGCGCTGCGCAAGGGCGAAATGTCGCTGCATTACCAGCCGCTGGCGCGGGCGCGCCAGCATCTGTGCGGCGACGACGTGACGGGATTCGAGGCACTGGTACGCTGGGTGCATCCGACGCGCGGCTTCGTGCCGCCGTCCGATTTCATTCCGCTCGCCGAGGAAAGCGGCCTGATCGTCGAACTGGGCGAATGGATTTTGCGGGAGGCTTGCCGCGAGGCCGCATCGTGGCCGCGTCATTTGCAGATCGCCGTCAACCTGTCTCCCGCGCAGTTCATGCATGGCGATCTGGTCGGGCTTGTCCATTCGATCCTGCTGGAGACGGGCCTCACCCCCGGCCGGCTCGAACTCGAAATCACCGAAGGCGTGCTGATCGACGATTTCGAGCGCAGCCTGCTGCTGCTGCGCCGCCTGAAAGCGCTCGGCGTGCGTATCGCGATGGACGATTTCGGCTCCGGCTATTCGTCGCTGACCTATCTGCAAGCGTTCCCGTTCGACAAGATCAAGATCGACCGCGCCTTCGTCATGAATCTCGGCCGCAACCAGCAATCCTCGGCGATCATCCGTTCGGTGATCGGACTTGGTCACGGCCTCGATATCTCTATCGTCGCCGAGGGCGTCGAAACGCAGGATCAGTTGAGCTTCCTCGCGGTGGAGGCCTGCGACCAGATCCAGGGCTATCTGCTGGGCAAGCCGGGCCCGATCGTGCACTACGACGCCTGGGTGGGACGCAAGCCCTATGTCGATGTCGAAGGCAGCAACGTCGTCACCATCCGCCGGGTCAGCTAGCTTTACATTCCCTCCTGTGAACGTGCGT
The nucleotide sequence above comes from [Pseudomonas] carboxydohydrogena. Encoded proteins:
- a CDS encoding EAL domain-containing protein, whose protein sequence is MDVWRRIIRTGAIRFSGGVGLVVALSMMTAPMAHAMTDAEVATGFAGMDQRSLTFQIVVDGLIVIFILFAMFVWVMSALRRARRINARREFFVSSALNNLSQGIVITNARQVVTYCNDRYLQIYGLSRSDIRKNMTRLELMELRKARGMLAEDIETYWQDSMAPEGYVNVLPDGRRIRMKKETLSNGGIVATHEDCTEEGRLSEELASTKRFLEMVLDNIPSAVMVKRIKDGKFVLANRAAETILNRKRGAIIGQTVMEVHPEAAAKFVLQRDDAAIQQGGLVTEEHPIPTDNGLRLFATRRVTVTDEAGAPQYLIKTSDDITDRRETESRMAHMAYHDGLTGMPNRAAFLQALAQLIDACDGTNEEFAVLSVDLDRFKEVNDVFGHEIGDKLLIEVTKRLEKAAGAGVVARLGGDEYGMIIDGEQPTAAWKLAETVARMISQEFEIDGKTLRIGVTAGISIFPRNGRDGAALLANAGAALSRAKAKSRGSIVFYEAEMDQQIRDRRALHQDLHNALRKGEMSLHYQPLARARQHLCGDDVTGFEALVRWVHPTRGFVPPSDFIPLAEESGLIVELGEWILREACREAASWPRHLQIAVNLSPAQFMHGDLVGLVHSILLETGLTPGRLELEITEGVLIDDFERSLLLLRRLKALGVRIAMDDFGSGYSSLTYLQAFPFDKIKIDRAFVMNLGRNQQSSAIIRSVIGLGHGLDISIVAEGVETQDQLSFLAVEACDQIQGYLLGKPGPIVHYDAWVGRKPYVDVEGSNVVTIRRVS